In the Streptomyces sp. SJL17-4 genome, GCCCCACGTGGTGGCGAGGGCGGCCACGAGCATCAGCCCGTAGCCGCCCTCGTCGGACTTCCCGCCCGGCTGCGGGCGGCGCTCGCCCCGCGCGTCGGACACCTCGATCCGTACGTGGTCATCGCCGAGCCACATCCGGACCTCGAAGTCCCGCCCCGGCACGCGGCCGTGCAAGGCGGCATTGCCGGCGAGCTCGGCGACGACCACCTCGGCGGCCTCGGCGCCGAGCCCGGTCACGCCCCAGTCGTGGAGCTGGTGCACGGCGAACAGCCGGGCCAGCCGCGCGCCCCGGCGCGTGGCCGAGAGCCGGAGCGTGAACTCACCGGTTGGGGTGGAGGTTTCAGACTTCATGCCCCAGAGCCTGGCGGTCGCGCCCTACCCTGAACAGCAGCGACGCGACGACGCTGAGTCACTGTACGGGTGCGCCAAGAGGGCGGTACGGAT is a window encoding:
- a CDS encoding ATP-binding protein, producing MKSETSTPTGEFTLRLSATRRGARLARLFAVHQLHDWGVTGLGAEAAEVVVAELAGNAALHGRVPGRDFEVRMWLGDDHVRIEVSDARGERRPQPGGKSDEGGYGLMLVAALATTWGVKDRCVGKTVWATVPLSPQNTVVE